In one window of Bacillus spongiae DNA:
- a CDS encoding GNAT family N-acetyltransferase encodes MKIVNSLSKVNIEEIKEVYHSVGWTKHNEENIKLIFNASHIMTFVLINNKVVGIGRALTDGIFNAAIYDVVVHQDYQGNGIASHLLTDILNKLEGISCIHLISTTANEAFYHKFGFKKVKTGMAKYRNPKLIAEYLE; translated from the coding sequence ATGAAAATAGTAAACAGTCTATCAAAAGTAAATATCGAGGAAATCAAAGAAGTTTATCATTCGGTTGGATGGACAAAGCATAACGAAGAGAATATTAAATTAATCTTTAATGCTAGTCATATCATGACCTTTGTATTAATCAACAATAAAGTTGTCGGTATTGGGAGAGCCTTAACAGATGGGATATTTAATGCGGCCATTTATGATGTCGTCGTACATCAGGATTACCAAGGTAACGGTATTGCCTCTCACTTATTGACAGATATTCTGAATAAACTTGAAGGCATTTCTTGCATTCACTTAATCTCAACAACAGCGAATGAAGCATTCTATCATAAATTTGGCTTTAAGAAGGTTAAAACAGGAATGGCGAAGTACCGAAACCCTAAACTAATTGCTGAGTATTTAGAGTAA